The following coding sequences are from one Malaciobacter pacificus window:
- a CDS encoding thiamine phosphate synthase has translation MQEEFISYLITDPKYYSDNKELFEKNLFKVLSKNRVDFACFRDKTSPNFKDLAEIFVKICKNFDIKKILINGDYELAKKLNADGVHLTSKQFDDITKAKKLGLYTIISCHNFNDIEKAQNRHVNAITYSPIFKTPNKGEPKGIDKLKQTIKIYEDIDIIALGGIVNDEQVEQIKKSKAFGFASIRYFI, from the coding sequence ATGCAAGAGGAGTTTATAAGTTATTTAATAACTGATCCAAAATACTACTCAGATAATAAAGAGTTATTTGAAAAAAATCTATTTAAAGTCTTATCAAAAAATAGAGTTGATTTTGCATGTTTTAGGGATAAAACATCACCTAATTTTAAAGATTTAGCAGAAATATTTGTAAAAATTTGTAAAAACTTTGATATAAAAAAAATTTTAATAAATGGTGATTATGAACTTGCAAAAAAGCTTAATGCAGATGGAGTTCATTTAACTTCTAAACAATTTGATGATATAACAAAAGCGAAAAAATTAGGTCTATACACAATTATCTCATGTCATAATTTTAATGATATTGAAAAAGCTCAAAATAGACATGTAAATGCCATTACTTATTCACCAATTTTCAAAACACCTAATAAAGGTGAACCAAAAGGTATTGATAAATTAAAACAAACAATTAAAATATATGAAGATATAGATATTATTGCTCTTGGTGGAATAGTAAATGATGAGCAAGTTGAACAAATTAAAAAAAGTAAAGCTTTTGGATTTGCTTCAATTAGATACTTTATTTAA
- a CDS encoding Rieske 2Fe-2S domain-containing protein, whose translation MSNQTNRRDFIGYSFAAVAAVGGAASLVGMKQVWDPLPSVLAGGFTKFDLSTLKAGEPEVITWRGKPIFVLKKTKEMEASERDLVIGEDRFTVVIGLCTHLGCIPAWKKTMWKCACHGGEFTPSAKNVFGPPPRPLDLAPFSVSGTTITLGEDGPEYQKMLKAVI comes from the coding sequence ATGTCTAATCAAACAAATAGACGAGATTTTATTGGTTACTCATTTGCAGCTGTTGCAGCTGTAGGTGGTGCTGCGTCGCTTGTTGGTATGAAACAAGTTTGGGATCCATTACCAAGTGTTCTTGCTGGTGGATTTACTAAATTTGACTTAAGTACTTTAAAAGCTGGAGAACCTGAAGTTATTACTTGGAGAGGTAAGCCAATTTTTGTTCTAAAAAAAACAAAAGAGATGGAAGCATCTGAAAGAGATTTAGTAATTGGTGAAGATAGATTCACTGTTGTTATTGGTCTTTGTACTCACTTAGGATGTATTCCTGCATGGAAAAAAACTATGTGGAAATGTGCATGTCACGGTGGAGAGTTTACTCCTTCTGCTAAAAACGTATTTGGTCCACCACCAAGACCTCTTGATTTAGCTCCGTTTAGTGTTTCTGGTACTACTATTACTTTAGGTGAAGATGGTCCTGAATACCAAAAAATGCTTAAAGCAGTAATATAA
- a CDS encoding 16S rRNA (uracil(1498)-N(3))-methyltransferase: MQFTYDENCGESILTIKDDVYKYLIKARRHKIEDEIYFRNLKDNNIYLYQLIDISKKDAIFKLVSSEEKIVSNQKKLHLGWCIVDPKTVEKYIASLNELGLDKITFIYCEYSQKNFKINLEKLEKILINSSSQCGRSDIIKLDICKTLDEFLEKNDDVYFLDFSTTNVDSKKNNIKTLVLGCEGGFSTNERDDFDKDKVVGFDSNLILRSETAAISAVSKILV, encoded by the coding sequence ATGCAATTTACATATGATGAAAATTGTGGTGAATCTATATTAACAATCAAAGATGATGTTTATAAATATTTAATAAAAGCAAGACGTCATAAAATAGAAGATGAAATTTATTTTAGAAATTTAAAAGATAATAATATATATTTATATCAACTTATTGATATTTCTAAAAAAGATGCTATTTTTAAACTTGTTTCAAGTGAAGAAAAAATAGTTTCAAATCAAAAGAAATTACACCTTGGTTGGTGTATAGTTGACCCTAAAACAGTTGAAAAATATATTGCTTCATTAAATGAATTAGGCTTAGATAAAATTACATTTATATATTGTGAATATTCACAAAAGAATTTCAAAATAAATTTAGAAAAATTAGAAAAAATTTTAATTAACTCTTCAAGTCAATGTGGAAGAAGTGATATTATAAAACTTGATATTTGTAAAACTTTAGATGAATTCTTAGAAAAAAATGATGATGTATATTTTTTAGATTTCTCAACTACAAATGTAGATTCTAAAAAGAATAATATTAAAACTTTAGTTCTTGGTTGTGAAGGCGGTTTTTCAACAAATGAAAGAGATGATTTTGATAAAGATAAAGTTGTTGGATTTGATAGTAATTTAATTTTAAGAAGTGAAACTGCAGCTATAAGTGCAGTTTCAAAAATATTGGTATAA
- the argB gene encoding acetylglutamate kinase, with protein MQAKHQKVQTLLDAIPHIKKFYGKTIVIKYGGSAQTSPELKEKFAEDIVLLSLVGIKPVIVHGGGARISELLNKLEIHSEFVDGHRVTSEDTMRVVEMVLSGEINKNITSLLTHHGAKAIGISGKDSGIIKATPKENGKFGYTGVITSVDGTLINNLIKEGFIPVIAPIGDSAEPNHPGFNINADVAASKVAQAIGAQKVLFLTDTVGVLDKEGNLLNSLDKKDVQNYKDNGTIAGGMIPKVDSCIDAIYNGVNKAHIIDGRVEHSILLELFTSDGIGTQFLRKDNPNNGIDMEKLLND; from the coding sequence ATGCAAGCTAAACATCAAAAGGTACAAACGCTACTTGATGCTATACCACACATCAAAAAATTTTACGGAAAAACTATTGTTATTAAGTATGGTGGTTCAGCACAAACTAGCCCAGAATTAAAAGAAAAATTTGCAGAAGATATTGTTCTTCTTTCACTAGTTGGTATTAAGCCAGTTATTGTTCATGGTGGAGGAGCTAGAATCTCTGAACTTTTAAATAAATTAGAGATTCATTCAGAATTTGTAGATGGTCATAGAGTAACATCAGAAGATACAATGAGAGTTGTTGAAATGGTATTAAGTGGTGAAATTAATAAAAATATCACTTCACTTTTAACTCACCATGGTGCAAAAGCTATTGGTATTTCAGGAAAAGATTCAGGAATTATAAAAGCAACTCCAAAAGAAAATGGTAAGTTTGGATACACAGGTGTTATTACAAGTGTTGATGGAACATTAATTAATAATCTTATAAAAGAAGGATTTATTCCAGTTATTGCTCCTATTGGAGATAGTGCAGAACCTAATCATCCTGGTTTTAATATCAATGCAGATGTTGCAGCTTCTAAAGTAGCTCAAGCTATTGGAGCACAAAAAGTACTATTTTTAACAGATACTGTTGGAGTTTTAGATAAAGAAGGAAATCTTTTAAATTCTCTTGATAAAAAAGATGTACAAAACTATAAAGACAATGGAACAATTGCTGGTGGAATGATTCCAAAAGTTGATTCATGTATTGATGCAATTTACAATGGTGTTAATAAAGCTCATATTATTGATGGTAGAGTTGAACACTCAATTTTACTTGAATTATTCACAAGTGATGGAATTGGCACTCAATTTTTAAGAAAAGACAACCCAAATAATGGGATTGATATGGAAAAACTACTAAACGATTAA
- a CDS encoding c-type cytochrome: MRELKILAVVVVLTLITYWGVEPFAHSQMHPHVAPADFTFSDTKKDVADVNELTGDVANGQVLVTSNCTACHSIESQGFPKLMDDASSAAAYGVTPPDLGSAGKLYNESYLAAFIKNPAKAALVEHKFQDGKIHPMPGYDWMQPQEIADMIAYLKSIAPKEMTNKEVFVNACQRCHGIKYADMLNGTMAAFTPDADIKKYMGKLPPDLSQHIRSRGAGYLETFINNPQKHLEGTAMPRVGLNEESQKQVIAYLEEVGDSKKSEREELGPKFLIYLVIFAIFAFLWKASKWREVH, translated from the coding sequence ATGAGAGAATTAAAAATATTAGCAGTAGTAGTAGTTCTAACACTTATTACTTACTGGGGAGTTGAGCCATTTGCTCACTCTCAAATGCATCCACATGTAGCGCCAGCTGATTTTACTTTTTCTGATACAAAAAAAGATGTAGCTGATGTTAATGAATTAACAGGTGACGTAGCAAATGGTCAAGTTTTAGTAACATCAAACTGTACTGCTTGTCACTCAATTGAGTCTCAAGGTTTCCCAAAATTAATGGATGATGCATCTTCAGCTGCTGCTTACGGTGTAACACCTCCTGATTTAGGAAGTGCAGGAAAATTGTATAATGAATCATATTTAGCTGCATTTATTAAAAATCCTGCAAAAGCTGCTTTAGTTGAGCACAAATTCCAAGATGGAAAAATTCACCCAATGCCAGGATACGACTGGATGCAACCACAAGAGATTGCAGATATGATTGCATATTTAAAATCTATTGCTCCAAAAGAGATGACAAATAAAGAAGTATTTGTTAATGCTTGTCAAAGATGTCACGGTATTAAATATGCTGATATGTTAAATGGTACAATGGCAGCATTTACACCTGATGCTGATATAAAAAAATACATGGGTAAATTACCACCTGATTTATCTCAACACATCAGATCTAGAGGTGCTGGATACTTAGAGACGTTTATTAACAACCCTCAAAAACACTTAGAAGGTACTGCAATGCCTAGAGTTGGACTTAATGAAGAGTCACAAAAACAAGTTATTGCATACTTAGAAGAAGTTGGTGATTCTAAAAAGTCTGAGAGAGAAGAATTAGGACCTAAATTCTTAATCTACTTAGTTATCTTTGCTATATTTGCCTTCTTATGGAAAGCAAGTAAATGGAGAGAAGTTCATTAA
- a CDS encoding RecB-like helicase: MKKYLALKASAGSGKTFALTVRYISLLLLGAKPNEILTLTFTNKAANEMSERIYKTLLTLGDDEAYLTQIVNQSGLTKSEILGKKTQLINSFSNATLSIFTIDKFINKILREFCGYIGISDDFEIKYDDIEALSMKFLQSLDPKQFEILIDFSLYENKKFNSIFELFKDLLEKNEEIDIVNIDATLIDFQKEQTLKEGLKIKEHILNCPSASDTVKGMVSFETFDELFGRTWLEKDLLSEHRNFKKCANETLDKYFLELKKQMGIYYKLRAGYSLSKLFELYKMFKEFKLSFNKGKNYLEFNDISNLTYELLSTKIDKDFLYFRLDSNFSHLLIDEFQDTSLLQYKILNPLIEEILSGDTSKFKTFFYVGDTKQSIYRFRGGKRELFDFVANSNNLIDVEVLNTNYRSCENIIEFVNKQFLNLSNYEYYAQESITKGGYVEVIEDSALDEDEKYKNIASKIASLMKEGINSNDIAILTYTNDDVLSLYYYLKKKFPSLKITTEMTSKLINQQNVKAVINAVKYIYFKEDIYKENLNALIGKKLLNEFNFEIDLDKKSMQELVKEISTNLEIIDENVVKFIDECKIYNNIVDFVYEIDKLDSTIENSESTGLQILTIFKSKGLEFHTVLMLDRIKKKNADRSTLLFNYENIELKNIFYKIKGYENYNKEYFEALKKEKSLVIEDELNILYVALTRAKNNMVIFKKQKASVFDYLSMSPIKIGQVITSENLSKNHEKVEKVIYKPLKLGLQDKQISTEKEYYENHLHSKYFGLATHYCLEMMDEFNIDSLDYCINLAKSRYSNYLELNDFEKIKNSIFNLLQNTTFQELIKDSEFISEQSIIYKEEIKIIDLLLYKNDSYYILDYKTTKEKHLEHKVQVNHYKKAISDIFNTSNVYSYLVYMNDESVSIDEVK, from the coding sequence ATGAAAAAATATTTAGCCTTAAAAGCAAGTGCTGGAAGTGGTAAAACTTTTGCCTTAACAGTACGGTATATATCTCTTTTACTTCTTGGTGCAAAACCTAATGAAATACTAACTCTTACATTTACCAATAAAGCTGCAAATGAAATGAGTGAGAGAATTTATAAAACACTACTTACTTTAGGTGATGATGAAGCTTACTTAACACAAATTGTAAATCAATCAGGACTTACTAAAAGTGAAATTCTAGGAAAAAAAACACAATTAATAAATTCATTTTCAAACGCGACCTTATCTATTTTCACAATTGATAAATTCATAAATAAAATTCTTAGAGAGTTTTGTGGATATATTGGAATAAGTGATGATTTTGAAATCAAATATGATGATATAGAAGCTTTAAGTATGAAGTTTTTACAATCACTTGATCCAAAGCAGTTTGAAATATTAATTGATTTTTCACTTTATGAAAATAAAAAATTTAATTCTATTTTTGAACTATTTAAAGATCTACTTGAAAAGAATGAAGAGATAGATATTGTAAATATTGATGCAACACTTATTGATTTTCAAAAAGAGCAAACTTTAAAAGAGGGTTTAAAAATAAAAGAGCATATTTTAAATTGCCCCAGTGCATCTGATACGGTAAAGGGTATGGTTAGTTTTGAAACTTTTGATGAATTGTTTGGTAGGACATGGCTTGAAAAAGATTTACTAAGTGAACATAGAAATTTCAAAAAATGTGCAAATGAGACTTTAGATAAATATTTTTTAGAGTTAAAAAAACAAATGGGGATTTATTATAAATTAAGAGCTGGATATAGTTTAAGTAAGCTTTTTGAATTATATAAAATGTTTAAAGAGTTCAAACTCTCTTTTAATAAGGGAAAAAACTATCTAGAATTTAATGATATATCAAATTTAACTTATGAATTATTATCAACTAAAATAGATAAAGATTTTTTATATTTTAGGCTAGATTCAAATTTTTCCCATCTATTAATTGATGAATTTCAAGACACATCTTTACTTCAATATAAAATCTTAAATCCTTTAATTGAGGAGATTTTATCAGGAGATACAAGTAAATTTAAAACATTTTTTTATGTTGGAGATACTAAACAATCTATTTATAGATTTAGAGGTGGGAAAAGGGAACTTTTCGATTTTGTTGCTAATAGTAATAATCTAATAGATGTTGAAGTATTAAATACAAATTATAGATCTTGTGAAAATATTATTGAATTTGTAAACAAGCAGTTTTTAAATTTATCTAATTATGAGTACTATGCACAAGAAAGTATTACTAAAGGTGGATATGTTGAAGTTATTGAAGATAGTGCTTTGGATGAAGATGAAAAATATAAAAATATAGCTTCTAAGATTGCTTCTTTAATGAAAGAAGGTATTAACTCAAATGATATTGCAATTTTAACATATACAAATGATGATGTTTTAAGTTTGTATTACTATTTAAAGAAAAAGTTTCCAAGTCTTAAAATAACAACTGAAATGACATCTAAATTAATAAATCAACAAAATGTTAAAGCTGTTATAAATGCAGTTAAATATATCTATTTTAAAGAGGATATTTATAAAGAGAATCTAAATGCTTTAATAGGTAAAAAGCTTTTAAACGAATTTAATTTTGAAATAGATTTAGATAAAAAATCAATGCAAGAACTTGTAAAAGAGATTTCTACTAATCTTGAAATAATAGATGAAAATGTAGTGAAATTTATAGATGAGTGTAAAATTTATAATAATATAGTTGATTTTGTTTATGAAATTGATAAGCTAGATTCAACTATTGAAAATAGTGAATCAACGGGATTACAAATATTAACTATATTTAAATCAAAAGGTCTAGAGTTTCACACTGTATTGATGCTAGATAGAATTAAAAAGAAAAATGCTGATAGATCAACCTTACTTTTTAATTATGAAAATATAGAATTAAAAAATATTTTTTATAAGATAAAAGGCTATGAAAATTATAACAAAGAGTATTTTGAAGCTTTAAAAAAAGAGAAGAGTTTAGTTATTGAAGATGAGTTAAATATTTTATATGTTGCTTTAACTAGAGCAAAAAATAATATGGTTATTTTTAAAAAGCAGAAAGCTTCAGTTTTTGACTATTTAAGTATGAGTCCTATAAAAATTGGACAAGTAATTACAAGTGAAAATTTATCAAAGAATCATGAAAAAGTTGAGAAGGTTATTTATAAACCACTTAAATTAGGTCTTCAAGATAAACAAATAAGTACTGAAAAAGAGTATTATGAAAATCATTTACACTCTAAGTATTTTGGTCTAGCAACACACTATTGCCTTGAAATGATGGATGAGTTTAACATAGATAGCTTAGATTATTGTATTAATTTGGCAAAAAGTAGATATTCAAATTATTTAGAATTAAATGATTTTGAGAAAATAAAAAATAGTATTTTTAATCTACTTCAAAATACTACTTTTCAAGAGTTGATTAAGGATTCTGAGTTTATAAGTGAACAATCCATAATATATAAAGAGGAGATAAAAATTATTGATCTTTTATTATATAAAAATGATAGTTACTATATTCTTGATTATAAAACTACTAAAGAAAAACATCTTGAACATAAAGTGCAAGTAAATCATTATAAAAAGGCTATAAGTGATATTTTTAATACATCAAATGTATACTCTTATTTAGTTTATATGAATGATGAATCAGTAAGTATTGATGAGGTTAAATAA
- a CDS encoding molybdopterin molybdotransferase MoeA produces the protein MAINIHEAIQIISSLNINLEFEIIPIENAVNRIISQDIYANQSLPKFNNSAMDGYAIIHKSKDKELKIIDTIFAGDDNNSLLDENSCIKIMTGARIPSNATAIVPKEDTKELDNGNIKIEKQVKEFQHIRFIGEDIKENELLITKGDEINFAKVTLLASQGITHIKVYKKPKIVVFSSGEELKLHYEKIEPHQIYNSNTPTLISRAKELGCDVNFIGQAKDSVESIKQLIQNSLDANLIITSGGVSVGDADFTKDAINKLNYENIFDGIFIKPGKPTVLGKIDNTYILNLPGNPLASSLILELFGRVLIQKLIGSNEIYPNYILGKLDEELILKKGRVTIIPGTFNGEYFSISKKRSPGMVSTLSSSNSMIVIDEKVEKLTKDSLVKILPINWKFFNKENKDFLTHE, from the coding sequence GTGGCTATTAATATTCATGAAGCTATACAGATTATCTCAAGTTTAAATATAAACTTGGAGTTTGAAATTATACCAATAGAAAATGCTGTTAATAGAATTATTTCACAAGATATTTATGCTAATCAATCATTACCAAAATTTAATAATTCTGCTATGGATGGATATGCTATTATTCATAAATCAAAAGATAAAGAATTAAAAATTATAGATACCATTTTTGCTGGTGATGATAATAATAGTTTATTAGATGAAAACAGTTGTATTAAGATTATGACGGGTGCACGAATTCCTTCAAATGCAACAGCAATTGTTCCAAAAGAAGATACAAAAGAACTTGATAATGGCAATATAAAAATAGAAAAACAAGTTAAAGAATTTCAACACATACGATTTATTGGTGAAGATATAAAAGAGAATGAACTTTTAATTACAAAAGGCGATGAAATAAATTTTGCAAAAGTCACACTATTAGCTAGTCAAGGCATAACACATATTAAAGTTTATAAAAAACCAAAAATAGTAGTTTTTTCTAGCGGTGAAGAGTTAAAACTTCACTATGAAAAAATTGAACCCCATCAAATTTATAATTCAAATACTCCAACTTTAATATCAAGAGCTAAAGAGTTAGGTTGTGATGTAAACTTTATAGGTCAAGCTAAAGATAGTGTAGAATCAATTAAACAATTAATTCAAAATAGTTTAGATGCAAATTTAATTATAACTTCTGGTGGAGTTTCAGTTGGAGATGCTGATTTTACAAAAGATGCAATTAATAAACTAAATTATGAAAATATTTTTGATGGCATTTTTATAAAACCTGGAAAACCTACTGTTTTAGGCAAAATAGATAATACATATATTTTAAATCTTCCAGGTAATCCCCTTGCAAGTTCATTAATACTTGAACTGTTTGGAAGAGTTTTAATTCAAAAATTAATTGGCTCAAATGAGATTTATCCTAATTATATTTTAGGAAAATTAGATGAAGAATTGATATTAAAAAAAGGTAGAGTAACTATAATACCTGGAACTTTTAATGGAGAATATTTCTCAATATCTAAAAAAAGAAGTCCAGGAATGGTTTCTACATTAAGTAGTAGTAATTCAATGATAGTGATTGATGAAAAAGTAGAAAAACTAACTAAAGATAGTTTAGTAAAAATACTTCCTATAAATTGGAAATTTTTTAATAAAGAGAATAAGGACTTTTTAACACATGAGTAG
- the thrC gene encoding threonine synthase, with product MNFIETRGNDGVKQSEVTFSEAILNPSASFGGLYVPEQLPKLEDNFLQNHLNSSYKELAYDILKAFEIDIEEREIQKALDLYDNFDDASNPCPVVKVKDDLFVHEQYHGPTRAFKDMALQPFGSILSSIAKAKNEKYLILAATSGDTGPAALNTFKNKENIQVACLYPDGGTSDVQRLQMVCEDGKNLKVIGIHGNFDDAQSALKNLLASDSFKEELKNDGIKLSAANSVNFGRIIFQIIYHFWSYIQLLKQEEITYGEKIYLVVPSGNFGNVLGGFYALQMGVPIEKLLVASNENNILTEWINTGVYDITDKELKLTKSPAMDILKSSNIERVIYSLYGAKRTKEMMEDLNSNKKFVMSEDETKELQKYFSAINSNDTYGAKVIKSFLDDGYLMDPHTATCIKAYENLKEKDLKTVIYSTAEWTKFSPTVLNALLENDEKYADKEALEEISNKFKANLPQNIKELFNSKIIHNTIIEKENIESEIVKFIRES from the coding sequence ATGAATTTTATAGAAACTAGAGGAAATGATGGAGTTAAACAAAGTGAAGTTACTTTTAGTGAAGCAATTTTAAATCCAAGTGCTTCATTTGGTGGACTTTATGTACCTGAACAATTACCCAAATTAGAAGATAATTTTTTACAAAATCATTTAAATTCATCATACAAAGAGCTTGCGTATGATATTTTAAAAGCTTTTGAAATCGATATTGAAGAACGTGAGATTCAAAAAGCTTTAGATTTATATGATAATTTTGATGATGCTTCAAATCCTTGTCCTGTAGTAAAAGTAAAAGATGACCTTTTTGTACATGAACAATATCATGGACCTACACGTGCTTTTAAAGATATGGCATTACAACCTTTTGGTTCTATTTTAAGCTCAATTGCAAAAGCTAAAAATGAAAAATATCTTATCTTAGCAGCAACTTCAGGTGATACTGGACCAGCAGCTTTAAATACATTTAAAAATAAAGAGAATATCCAAGTAGCTTGTTTATATCCAGATGGTGGAACTAGTGATGTTCAAAGATTACAAATGGTTTGTGAAGATGGTAAAAATCTAAAAGTTATTGGAATTCATGGTAACTTTGATGATGCACAAAGTGCTTTAAAAAATTTACTTGCATCTGACTCATTTAAAGAAGAGTTAAAAAATGATGGCATTAAACTTAGTGCTGCAAACTCAGTTAACTTTGGAAGAATTATTTTCCAAATCATCTATCACTTCTGGTCATATATCCAACTTTTAAAACAAGAAGAGATAACTTATGGTGAAAAAATCTATCTTGTAGTTCCATCAGGTAATTTTGGAAATGTTCTTGGAGGATTTTATGCACTTCAAATGGGTGTTCCAATTGAGAAACTACTAGTTGCTTCAAATGAAAATAATATTTTAACTGAGTGGATTAACACAGGTGTTTATGATATCACGGATAAAGAGTTAAAATTAACTAAATCTCCAGCTATGGATATTTTAAAATCTTCAAACATAGAAAGGGTAATATATTCTCTTTATGGTGCAAAAAGAACTAAAGAGATGATGGAAGATCTAAATAGTAACAAAAAGTTTGTGATGAGTGAAGATGAAACAAAAGAATTACAAAAATATTTTAGTGCAATAAATTCAAATGATACATATGGTGCAAAGGTTATCAAATCATTTTTAGATGATGGATACTTAATGGATCCACACACAGCAACTTGTATAAAAGCTTATGAGAATTTAAAAGAAAAAGATTTAAAAACTGTTATTTATTCAACAGCTGAGTGGACAAAATTCTCTCCAACAGTACTTAATGCCCTTTTAGAAAATGATGAAAAATATGCTGATAAAGAAGCTTTAGAAGAAATTTCTAATAAATTTAAAGCAAATCTACCTCAAAACATAAAAGAATTATTTAATTCAAAAATCATTCATAATACAATCATTGAAAAAGAAAATATTGAATCTGAAATTGTAAAATTTATTAGAGAATCATAA
- a CDS encoding cytochrome b → MAKFEKANSVGEWLDQRLNTTALNKVLMTEYWIPKDINFLWAMGVLLATTFGILVISGLFLMMYYKPDVNLAFDSVNYTIMQEVAFGWLFRHMHGVAASVVFLIIYIHMFTGIYYGSYKQGREMIWISGMLLFMTFSAAGFSGYMLPWGQMSYWAAMVITNLFGGVPVIGDQLVIWIRGDFNVADATLTRFFMLHVFLLPITIMGIIGLHFYTLRIPHVNNQSSEDIDFDAEAEKYLSGNKRESKVIPFWPVFISKDLAVLGIFLIFYFYLVFFHYNFAMDPVNFDPADAMVTPAHIYPEWYFLWSYEVLRGFFFDIAGFKAFDIGLIAFAFANVIFLVLPWLDRDPKILPAHKRPMFFIWFWILMVDLIVLTVYGKLPPTGANAWVGFFSALAFILLFVVLPIITKIDAKKRGDA, encoded by the coding sequence ATGGCAAAATTTGAAAAAGCAAACTCTGTTGGTGAATGGTTAGACCAAAGACTTAACACTACAGCTTTAAATAAAGTATTAATGACTGAATACTGGATTCCAAAAGATATTAACTTCTTATGGGCAATGGGTGTTCTTTTAGCAACTACATTTGGTATCTTAGTAATCTCAGGATTATTCTTAATGATGTACTACAAACCAGATGTAAATTTAGCATTTGATTCAGTAAACTATACAATTATGCAAGAAGTTGCATTTGGTTGGTTATTTAGACATATGCATGGTGTTGCAGCTTCTGTTGTATTCTTAATTATTTATATTCACATGTTTACAGGTATCTACTATGGTTCTTATAAGCAAGGTAGAGAAATGATTTGGATTTCAGGTATGTTATTATTCATGACATTCTCTGCTGCTGGATTCTCTGGATATATGTTACCATGGGGACAAATGTCTTACTGGGCTGCTATGGTTATTACTAACTTATTTGGTGGAGTTCCTGTTATTGGTGATCAATTAGTTATCTGGATTAGAGGTGACTTTAATGTTGCTGATGCTACTTTAACTAGATTCTTCATGTTACACGTATTCTTATTACCTATTACTATTATGGGGATTATTGGTTTACACTTCTATACATTAAGAATTCCTCACGTTAATAATCAATCATCTGAAGATATTGATTTTGATGCAGAAGCTGAAAAATATTTATCAGGAAATAAAAGAGAATCAAAAGTTATTCCTTTCTGGCCAGTATTTATTTCTAAAGATTTAGCAGTATTAGGTATTTTCTTAATCTTCTACTTCTATTTAGTATTCTTCCATTATAACTTTGCAATGGACCCAGTTAACTTTGACCCAGCAGATGCAATGGTAACACCTGCGCATATTTACCCAGAGTGGTATTTCTTATGGTCATATGAAGTATTAAGAGGATTCTTCTTTGATATTGCTGGATTTAAAGCATTTGATATTGGATTAATTGCATTTGCATTTGCAAACGTTATATTCTTAGTATTACCATGGCTAGATAGAGATCCAAAAATCTTACCAGCACACAAAAGACCTATGTTCTTTATTTGGTTCTGGATTTTAATGGTAGACTTAATAGTATTAACTGTATATGGAAAATTACCTCCAACAGGTGCTAATGCTTGGGTTGGATTCTTCTCAGCGTTAGCATTTATTTTATTATTCGTTGTATTACCTATTATTACAAAAATTGACGCGAAGAAAAGAGGAGATGCATAA